The genomic stretch cttgaagTAACTTATTTTTGCGTGTAagctctctgtgtgtgttcagaAAAAGAGTTACTATTTTACACCATGAGTTGTATTCCATATCTTATGCAATGAATATCCTACTTAGGAAGTCAGTGACCCAAGGTGAGGTGTTTGACCCTGTTGAGTCAGTAATGCTAGTGAGTCACAGTGAGGTGATGACCTCTTGGCGGGAATGTAAGGTTTGCTAAGGGCAGAGAGGACAAAGATGATAAGCAAGGGGCTGGGATAAGGATTATTCAGGAAGCagaatttatttctgaaaaaaaggacCGAGTTGCAGGagttaatattttatagttttgtagATTGTATGATATTTTGTAGAACCCTATTCTGCTCAAGCGTTTTACATTAAAATCTGCTTATGGCGTAAATCTGAAACTCTGCTAATATTGTTTTCTGTACATTGTTAAAAACAGTGCGATATGGGAAAGGTAAACGAAACTGAAAGGTAAAAGGCAAAATACCAAATGGATATAGTTTATCTCGAACGAAattcataaacacatttttcacttcACTGTCACTGCCagagcaataaacaaaaagatttttttttaaatccctcgTCTCTCAAACGAATACTCTAATCGATGTACTATTCGGTCTGTAAAAACAGTTTCCAGAAATCGAAAATAATATCCATATCCAAAGGTCATTCCAGACCAGAATTAGACTGTATATGATCTAAGAAAACGGTTTAAAAAATAAGTCAACTTTTCTGTTTAATCAAGTGTGTTAATCCTGAACCCTAAAATTAATCCACAGTCATGTCTCTATCTATCGGAGCAACTCCTGTTTCAGGAATGAAATTATAATGCTGAAAAACAGTGATATGTgcgtagtgtgtgtgtgtttatatatatcatCTGGTCTCACTTCTGTCTAAAATAGGGTAACACAAAAAGCCACTAAAACGACAACTCCGATGATTGTAAAAATACCTATAAAGTTCTCGTCGCTTCTTTCGAAATGCGAAAGCGTGATTACCCTCGCTGTTTCGTACACTTGGCCTTGAGCATTCACAGGtttcatgtctttgtttttgttctttaccCTCAGACTATTCAGGGGTTTTCCATCAATAATTaagtatgcatttttttatgttcagttTTGTGGCCGATCGACGAAAATCGCAACCACCGCGGGCAGACTAGAAAgtataaagaaaactaaaaacggtttgtaaattataatttcataaaatacgtgcattattaatttattttgtcattcatccataaatatatacacaactttgttaaataaaactaaGTGTTGTAAAACATTTCTGTGCGATAAAGACTACGGACTATATAGTCTGGGAGCGCCACGCtctttgggtgtgtgtgtgcgcgcgcgtgtgtgtgtgtgtgagcgagagagagagagagttgtttGATCCTTATGTTTTAggaacagacaaaagaaaggtTTTGAGGGTAGGGGGATGAGTTATTCGCGAATTGTTCACATTCACAAGGGCCCTGCGTCACCAAGGCGAATACCGTGGGCCGCCTGTATAATCATCTGCTTACTGCGCCATGGTGCTGTCATAAAGGCATGCTGAGTATACCCTTAAGCCATCCCTGAATAGCAAAAAATGCAGTAAAGAACTTGTCACAAAAGGAGGGCACGGGGGGAAATAAACAGGCCAGCACCTCGGTCAACGTTCCTACTGAAAGTAGTGAGCATGTTTACGCGCTGTCTAGCAGATTGCACTAAACTGGTTTATACCTTCTTGACATGGACGTTTCTTAACGCTTTTGTTCTATCTGGTGGACAGGAGGGTGAAATTTGTTGTGCTCCTTTTTTGACCTGGTAATTCCTTTACATCGCGAGTTTTGATGTTATTGTTTGcaatattgttattttattaccGCTGTcggaaaaaaattggaaaaaacaacaggcaaataaaacagacacaaaacTTTACGGCAACCTGTCTAACATGCAAGAAATGGTCATATGGCTGAGTTAGAACCAAAAATAGAAGATTACATCGCGACAGGACATTAGATGGCATCAGACACTTGAATATACTACCTCTAAATCACTgtttttatgcagtttttaaGTTATTGAAGTGTATGCATTAGAAAGAATGATTCCATTCAAATGAAtctcctattttttttattttttttttaataatgcagATAGTCATCAAGATTACGTACGAGTTACATACCTGAGACCGTTTTTAGTCAATGTTTTGTAAAAGTCAGATTGGAATATGTATTTGGAATACACATGAATATGTCTTTATCAACCAGCCGTATATTTTACCTTCAAAACATCTTAaccacaataataaataaacaaaatagtttCCCTTTTCGTTCCTATAAACTGTTTGCCTGTAACTCTGACTTCTAAATCAGTAGGTTTTGTGTTCAACAGGCGAGTGTCTTCTTATCGTAGTCCTAATACATGTGCATAGGAAAGCACAGTTAAAAGTGTTACAAAGTTTACAAAGGCTTCAGGACAATCCAACTGCTTCCCTTCATCAACACAGAAAGATCATGTTGCAGATGGCAGATGATGATGGTATACATTGTAGCTCATTGTGTGACTGGCACTTTACTACTGACATTTAAAGGAATGATTTAAGAAATATGATAAGAAAACAAGGACTCAGATTCAAAATCAAGGTTTTCTCGAGGACAAACTCTTGTCACGTGTTCCTAATATTCGCTTATCAATCCTTCAGATGTGTAGTTTTGCATCATTAATGACATCTGGTTATAGTGATAATCTAGCCGGCTTTAAAAACTTCATTTATCTTCTGTGCGATTGTGACAAATCTCAAGCAGGAATACCTCGTTTATAAACCATCTTACAATGAGacgaaaatataaataaatgttcctgTGTACCTGGAAGAGCGAAGGGGAAACGATTCTCGCCACGAACATTACGTGGCATGTGGGTCTGCAAACACTTCCAGTTCTGCTCCTCTTCCCGACACAACCACAAGCCATCCTATTACAGCAAACATCTAGTGAGGTGCTCTATTTTTAATGACCAGGTAAAGCTAATAGATGTTATTTCCCCAAATCCGGGCGAGTAAGGTATACCtgtgtacaaatgtacaaatgcgACATCCCGTTTTTGACCACCTACAAAGAATGGGGGAGtatttacacatattttagggaaatagtatcttgtaatAAGCTTTACCTAATCCTTAAAAACAATTGCACTCCCACTATACCTTTACAAATACACAgctttgaaaagtaaaaaaggCGATCAATTTTAtcagtgataatattttttgttattagttGTCTGTGGAAGCGCCTGTTGGCGTTTCTCGGTTTCTAGGGTCAATCATACACTTACCGGGCGATTGGAGTCAACGTCGAGTTTTTTACTGGTGATCTTTTTGATCTCTTCGTATGACGTCACATCCTCTTTGGCGATGAACCTGAATATGTCAGGGATCTCAAAATCGCCATCGACTGGCGCGGGGACATTCAGAAGCTTCAGCGTCTTGTCCCAGTATTCTCGCAGCTTGACCAGATTGAAGCCTAATTTGGTCTGTGTCAGTTCCTCGGGAATCTGGATCGTCGAGTGGGTGGGAGTCTCCTGAGGGTTCAAAGTAGTCTTTTGTCTCTCTGATGTTTCTATTACTGCATGCATTATGTCGGCAATGTCATTCAAGGCGCGTATCTCGTCTTCCTTTACAAATGGGGCGTTGTTCCTCGGGGTAATTGTTGACTGTTTTTCGCCTCGCAGTTGATATCGAAGTTGTTGTGAATGTTCCGAAGGGATCGAATGACAGTTGTCGGAGGGAATGACTTTCTCCTGTCGGAGACTTCCAGGACAATGTTGGGGAATGCTAGGGAAATGTTCTGATGTATATTGTGCGTTCTGATTGTTGAGTGTAATCGTCTTATGCTCACTCATAAGCACGTCTCTGGAAAGCTTTCTCATGgaatcaaaataattaatttccgTACATTCTTCCGTGCGGAGTGTCTCACTGGAAGCACGGTTTATACCAAGACCACTGTTCAAACTGATTGACGCGCTCATCTCGGGATGAAGACTGGGCACAAGAGTGGTAGGCACCTTCCAAGACGAAGCTTCGAAAAGGTCCTTCTTATCTTTCGTTGAAGTCCATTGGTAATAAGACTGACATGGCGAATTTATATGCATAGAACTAAGAGACGATAATGAAACATTTCCTGTTTCCGAAACGTTTTCACATAATCTGTAGTTCTGTCGTAACGCCGAGCCTTGAGGTAGCTTGTCAGTCGCTGACAGATCTTCAGGACCATCACTGTGCGCAACAAACTGCCTCGTTGCCTCGGTTATCGGGCGATGTGAAACTGTCCACCCTGGACCACCACTCGATCTGGTGTTTTCATCGTGAACACTGTCGGAATCCATCCGAGAAATTTTGATGCCTCTTTCGACATCGTCAAAGGCTCCCTGTTCGGAGACCACCCTTTCAGTCGTGGTCGTCGCTCTCAACAAACTAACCACGTCTTCCTGGCTGCACGGTTGCATAGAATACACTCTCGGTGATTCACCATTGTAAGAAGGTGGGCACACACCATTTTTTCTGCTGGGTGCAACATTCGTCCTCACACTGAGGTCGAGCGCTCCGTCAATGTCACGGCCTCTCACGACCCGGTCGTTGACAGATGACATCAGCGACAACCTTTCTGCAtgaaagtcacgtgatgcaggCGGCGCCCAAGACGTCTGGTCGCAAAGACGAGTTGAAACGAAGTGGTCTGGTGCATCCGGTGCAGGAGGCTTGCTTCCTTTGTATTTCTTGACAGAATGAGTGCTGGCATCAGTATTGAGACGCAGAGAAACTGGCAGAGGCTGCAGCTGGGTAACAGCCGGAGCAGAAGAACGAAAGAGTGAGCTGTAAGGATTCGAACTGGTGAAAGTCCGATTTTCACCAATTTGTGCCGAAAAATGCGAAGCCGACTGTACAGACCCTAGAGGCACGATCATCGGCATTGTCTGGACATTTGGAAGCGACTGGCTCCTACCCACATCTTCGGATGCAACACATGGTGGTTCGCTGCCCAACAATCCAGCACTGCAACTCTCACTCCTGGTCGCCCACTGATAAAAACTTATGGGCTTCTCCGGATGGAGCTGCAAGTGGGGTACGCACACAGGGTAACGTACTTCGTCTGTAGGGCTACGACGGTGAGGTGACCTGTTCAAAGACCTCTGTGGGGTCTTGTTGTCAAGCAACGCTGTCAGTTGGGTAGGTGGAGTggtgttgctttgtttgtgaTGAAAGTATGATGGTGGTAGGCCAGCTTGGTCCTCATCAGTTTTCGACTGAAAAAACGTTTTTCGTGGTCGCCCCATCTTGATAGCTGGAAATGATAAGACACATTTGTCTACAATAAGCAACAGTTCAAAGTGGACACTTTCACGGCAAGCTATTCAGATTACAGAGATGGTCTTCCTAGTACTATTTGCTCTTCATTGCTGGAACCATCTGAGCTCattatttatgaaaaatttCTACTTGGCTGTCAATTAAAGACAATACACACCATCATGGACAAAGCAAAACGTACTTACTTTACTAAGATATTGTTTTGTATAATAAAGATATTTGCTTTTCACTGATAAAGCACTCTAGACatgattattttcataaaaacacTGGATGCTCTATCTTCGTCtacataaaaagaaactgatcGAGACGGATTCGCATAATTGTGATATAGCTAAagcaaaatattacacaaatcTAGAATCTGATGAAAGCACCTATCCTACaaaaccaccatcaccactaacCAACAGTATCTGATATTACCGAAAAACTAACACATTCTACAGTTCAGAGAGTGTACTATTCATGAAGAAAATCACTAATCAGCCAAGTCAATAGTTCCTTATTAAAAGAATAGTCTTGCAAAAGTGTGCAGAAAT from Pomacea canaliculata isolate SZHN2017 linkage group LG8, ASM307304v1, whole genome shotgun sequence encodes the following:
- the LOC112570373 gene encoding uncharacterized protein LOC112570373, which codes for MPTAKTTVLKGDFTGSYEGSSYEQHPPTQGGEEGSHRMGSGPGHNVTRRQNLAPPDNVLNSAACAVCGDRASGNFFGATVCLPCKSFFIRCTKDGEPAVQKQCNGCCDVSKELRNRCQFCRFQRCLLIGMTRKEKPMVVHAAEGQELCRVCGDLANGVHFGIFTCEGCKKFFRRGLKEHKSYVCRGAHDCQLNPRNRNNCRACRFWKCAAVGMSRDAIKMGRPRKTFFQSKTDEDQAGLPPSYFHHKQSNTTPPTQLTALLDNKTPQRSLNRSPHRRSPTDEVRYPVCVPHLQLHPEKPISFYQWATRSESCSAGLLGSEPPCVASEDVGRSQSLPNVQTMPMIVPLGSVQSASHFSAQIGENRTFTSSNPYSSLFRSSAPAVTQLQPLPVSLRLNTDASTHSVKKYKGSKPPAPDAPDHFVSTRLCDQTSWAPPASRDFHAERLSLMSSVNDRVVRGRDIDGALDLSVRTNVAPSRKNGVCPPSYNGESPRVYSMQPCSQEDVVSLLRATTTTERVVSEQGAFDDVERGIKISRMDSDSVHDENTRSSGGPGWTVSHRPITEATRQFVAHSDGPEDLSATDKLPQGSALRQNYRLCENVSETGNVSLSSLSSMHINSPCQSYYQWTSTKDKKDLFEASSWKVPTTLVPSLHPEMSASISLNSGLGINRASSETLRTEECTEINYFDSMRKLSRDVLMSEHKTITLNNQNAQYTSEHFPSIPQHCPGSLRQEKVIPSDNCHSIPSEHSQQLRYQLRGEKQSTITPRNNAPFVKEDEIRALNDIADIMHAVIETSERQKTTLNPQETPTHSTIQIPEELTQTKLGFNLVKLREYWDKTLKLLNVPAPVDGDFEIPDIFRFIAKEDVTSYEEIKKITSKKLDVDSNRPDGLWLCREEEQNWKCLQTHMPRNVRGENRFPFALPGTQEHLFIFSSHCKMVYKRGIPA